In Cupriavidus sp. EM10, the genomic window CGACAAGGACACGCTCTACGGGCGCTATAGCGCGGCCGCCATGCGCGCCATCACGGGGGACCCGAACGACCGCGACAGCCCCGCCTATCTGGACAATCTGCGAGACCCCGAATACGAGGGCCTGCTCGATACCGCGCGCGAGAACCTGATGCTGGGCATCAGCGTGATCGTGATCGGCCCGCTGTCGCGCGAAATCCGCGCGCATCTGCTGACCGATCCGCAATGGCTGCATGTGCCGGACGGCACGCGCAGCCAGATCGTCTGGGTACACCTGCCGGAGGACGAGGCCCACGCGCGCATCATCCAGCGCGCCAATCCCAACGATGCCTACAAGCTCACGCACTGGGATGCCTATCGCGCCCGACGCTTCTCGCCTGACCCCGCCCAATATCCCGAGCTGATCTTCTTCGACAACCAGGCGCCCGACGATGCCGCCGTGGACCGCCTGCTGCGGACGCTGGCCGCCTGAGCCTCAGCCCTGGTCCGCCACCAGCGCCCCGATCACCGCCGACGCCGCCACGAACCCGAACACCGCCGTCACCGCCACCGACGAGCCAAAGCCGGCGCAGGCCAGCCCCTGCGGGCCGCGTACGGGCGCTGGCGGCACTTCGTCGATCTCGCACGCCTGCTGCTCGGGCTCCGGGTAGCGCAACGGCTCGTCGGAGTAGACGGCCTCGATGGCGAACTTCTTCTTCGGATCGCGCGGAAAGCCCCATTGCCGGCGCAGGTTGCCACGCACCTTGGCCAGCAGCGGGTCCTGGATCGTGCGCGCCAGGTCCTCGATGCGCACGCGCGTGGGATCCAGCTGCCCGCCCGCCCCGCCGCATGTGATCACGCGTACGCCCTCGCGCCGGGCCCAGCCCAGGATCGCGGTCTTGACCTTCACGGCATCGATGGCGTCGATCACGTAGTCGAAGCCAGATAGCAATTCCGCCACGTTATCCTCCGTGACGAAATCGTCGATCTGCGTGACCCGGCAACGCGGATTGATCGCCACGATGCGCTCGGCCATGGCTTCCACCTTGGCGCGACCGTAGGCGTCGCCCAGTGCGTGGATCTGCCGGTTGGTGTTCGACGCGGCGATGTGATCGAGGTCGATCAGCGTGATGCGCCCCACGGCATTGCGCGCCAGCGCCTCAGCCGCCCAGCTGCCCACCCCGCCGATGCCGATCACGCACACGTTGGCCGCTTCCAGCCGGGCCAGGCCGGGGGCGCCGTACAGCCGCGCCACGCCACCAAAGCGGCGATGGTAGTCGTCGTCGGCAGCGCTCTCGTGCGACAAGGGCGCGGGCAGGTCCTGCTCCGCCATGGGCGTAGGGGTGATGGTCATAGTGGAATTCTGAAATCTGCCGGCATTTTATGTCAGCGGCCGAAATCCATCCGGGCCGTGAAATAGGCGTCCCGACGACCGCAATGTCAGCCTGAGGCCGACAACTACCCGCCATCGGCCTACCTAGAATGAACAGTGCAGTGGTTTATTCGCCGCACGGCTGCCACCGGAGTCCGCCCCTATGCCCGCCTCGCGTCGCCAAAAGATTGTTTTCTGGAGCGTGTTCACGCCTTTGGCGCTGATCGCGATCCTTGTCGTCATCATCCTGACCTTCGACTGGAACCGGCTCAAGCCGTGGCTCAACGACAAGGTGTCGGAGTCGATCGGTCGGCCGTTCGCCATCAATGGCGACCTGAGCGTCACCTGGAAACGTAGCCAGGGCGAGACCGGCTGGCGTACGCTGGTGCCCTGGCCACGGCTGTCGGCCAAGGACATCAGCGTGGGCAACCCCGACTGGGCCGAAGCGCCCAACATGGGCACGGTGCGCGAACTGATCTTCGTGCTGCGCCCGCTGCCGCTGCTGGCCCATGAGATCAACGTGCCGACCATCGTCGTCGACAGCCCGGCCGTATGGCTGGAACGCCTGGCCGACAAGCGCAACAACTGGACCTTCGACATGCGCAAGCAGACCGACTCGGGCAAGTCGAAATGGCACCTGGACGTCGGCGAGGTCGTGCTGCAGCGCGGCAACCTGGCGCTCAAGGACGCCGCCGAGAAGATCGAGCTGCAGGCGACGCTGGACACACTGGGCGACAAGGGCATCTACGACAAGGCGCGCGATGGCGACCTGATGCCGTCGGACGCCTCGGCCGTCGCCGCGTCGCAGGGTGCTGCGGCGTCCGCCCCCGAGGCGAAGGCCAAGGACAACAAGGCCAGCAACAACGAGCGCTACGGCCTGCGCTGGAAAGCCGTGGGGCACTACAACGAAGCCACCATCAACGCCAACGGCAAGGCCGGCACCGTGCTGAGCCTGCGCGACGTGAACACGCCGTACCCGGTACAGGCCGATGTCCGCGTGGGGGCCACGCGCGCGACCATCGAAGGCACCGTCACCAATCCCGCCCACCTTGGCGCGCTCGACGTGAACCTGGCCCTGTCGGGCGACAGCCTGGCGTCGCTCTACAAGCTCACGGGCATCGTGCTGCCGTCGACCCCGCCGTACCAGACGCACGGCCGGCTGGTGGCCACGCTGAACAAGGGCGCTTCGTCGTACACCTATCGCGACTTCACCGGCAAGATCGGCGGCAGCGATATCGGCGGCACGCTGACCTTCGCGCAACGGTCGCCGAGACCGTTACTGTCTGGTGAACTTGTATCGAAACAGTTGCTATTCGACGATCTGGCCCCGCTGATCGGTGGCGGCGCCAAGCCCGGCCAGGCGGCCAAGGACAGCCCGGTCAAGCAGCCGCCCGACAAGAAGCTGCCGGTGGCGCCGTTCCGCACCGAACGCTGGGACGAGATCGACGCCGACGTGAAGTTCACGGGCCAGCGCATCGTGCGCAGCGAAGACCTGCCGATCACCGACCTGACCACGCACCTGAAGCTGACCGATGGCGTGCTGCGGCTCGATCCGCTCAACTTCGGCGTGGCCGGCGGCAAACTGGTGTCAAACATCGAGCTCGACGGCAAGCGCGAGCCCATGGGCGCCAAGATCGACATGACCGCCCGGCACCTGAAGATCAAGCAACTGTTCCCGAAGGTGGAAAGCACGCGCGCCAGCGTCGGCGAGGTGAATGGCAGCGCCAAGCTGTCGGCCACGGGCAACTCGGTGGCCGCGCTGCTGGGATCGTCCAATGGCGAGGCCAAGCTGCTGGTGGAAAATGGCACGGTCAGCAAGTTCATCCTCGAGGCCATCGGCCTGAACGTGGGCAGCGTGGTGATCTCGAAGCTGTTCGGCGACAAGCCGGTGCAGATCAACTGCGGCGTCAGCGCGTTCGGCTTCCAGAACGGCGTGGCGCGGGCGCAGACCTTCGTGCTCGACACGCAGGACGCGGTGATCAACACCGAAGGCGCGGTCGATTTCAAGGACGAACGCCTGGCTCTGACCATCCATCCCGACTCCAAGGGCCTGCGCATCATTTCGCTGCGCTCGCCGCTGTATGTGGGCGGCACGTTCAAGAATCCGTCGGTCAGCCCGAATATCGCCATCCTGGCGCTGCGGGCCGGCGGCGCGCTGGCGCTGGCCCTGACCGCGCCGGTGGCGATGGTGGTGCCGCTGCTCGATATCTCGGGCGGTGGCGACGAAAGCCAATGCGGGCGGCTGCTGGCGGAACTCAAGAAGCGGCCTACCGCCCCGCCGCCCGGCAAGACGTACCAGGGGCCGGATGCCCCGAAGGGCCAGCAGCAGGCCGGCCCGGCCGTGCCAGAATCGCCTACCAAATCGGACGCCGCGCGCGGCGAGCCGGCCCCCGCGCCGACCAAGCCGCGCATGCCGGGCGCGACGGTCCAGCAGCCGATGCGGCCGGAGCACGACAAGCAGCTTTACCAGGGCGGCTAGTCATCGCGACACTGCTGCTCCCTTCCACACTCGTCGTTGCACGCTGACGACATTGTCCAATCCGCAACACAGGTGTATCGAATGTGTTGCGGATTTGGCACGCCCTTTTCACACCGTTGTTGTGCAGACCCCACTCGCAGTCGCATAATCGGCTGGTCGTTGATTAAGCAAGCAATTAATGAACAACGACACGCAACGCCATCGCTTGACGGGTTCCAGTCCGCCCTGCGATGTCTTGTAAGGTGCGGCTCCGGCCGCACTGATTTTCTTTTTCGCGCAACTTATCGTCCGGATCGGAGACCCTTGCCGGCGGCGCGAACCACCTCCCCCGCGCCCTCTGCCATGACGTTGCCTCATGCCGCCGTCCCCCCGATCAGCTGGCTGATCGCGCTGACGGTGTGCAACCACGTGGCGTTCAACGCCAGCCGTGTCGTCGTTTCCCTATTTGCCATCTCGCTCAAGGCCTCCACGGTCACGCTGGGCATCCTGATGTCGCTCTACGCGCTGCTACCGATGTTCCTGGCGATCCGGGCCGGCAAGCGCATCGACGAAATCGGCCCGCGCCTGCCGATGACGGCGGGGTCGCTGATGGTGGTGGCCGGCACGCTGCTGCCGGCGGTCTGGCATGACATTGCGTCGCTGTATGCGGCATGCGCGCTGATCGGCGTGGGCTTCATGCTGGTGCAGGTGGCCATGCAGCTGCTGATCGGCCAGGTGTCGACCAACGAGACGCGGCTGCGCAACTACACCTGGCATGCGCTGGGACTGTCGATTTCGGGCACGCTCGGGCCGGTGGCCATGGGCTACACCATCGAGCACGCGGGCTTTCGTACCGCATTCTGCATCCTGGTGGGCGTCGCGCTGCTGGGCCAGGCCGGGCTGCAATATGTACGGCCGCGCCTGCCTGCCACGGGCGGAAATGCCGGGCGCATCGCCATCGAGGACGGCTCGCGCCACTCCACGCTGGACCTTCTGCAACATCCCGAACTGCGCGCGGTGTTTGTCGCCAGCGCGGTGCTGTCGGCCGCGTGGGACCTGCACGCGTTCCTGATCCCGATCCAGGGCACGCGCATCGGCCTGTCGCCGTCGATGATCGGCTGGGTGCTTGGCGCGTTCTCGATCGCCACGCTGGCCATCCGGATCGCCATGCCGATGGTGTCGCGCCATTTCTCGGAGTGGAAGATCATCCGCCTGGCCCTGCTGGTGGGCGCGCTGGCCTACGTGTTCTATCCGTTCGTGTCGCAGTTCTGGCTCATGTGCGGCCTGGCGTTCGTGCTGGGCCTGGCGCTGGGCAGCGCCCAGCCCAATGTCATGAACATCCTGCACACGGCGTCGCCGTCGGGCCGCGCCGGCGAGGCCCTTGGGCTGCGCTCGGCCGTGCTCAATACGAGCCAGGTGGTGTGGCCACTCACGTTTGGCGTGGTGGGCACCGCGCTGGGCATGCTGCCGATCTTCCTGTCGATGGCCGGCGCAATGGGCATGGCCAACTACTACTCGCGGCGCCAGGGCCGCAAGATCGCCACACCGGAACTGCCAGACCAGCGTCCCGCAAACTCGTAAAACAGCGACGCCGACTTGCCGTGGCGCAAATGCGGCTTGCGGCGCATTCGCTATACTCGAAGCATCCTCGCCCGCAGGGTCCCGTGCGGGCCGACTCTTCGACATGCGATATGACCCAACTCGCTGATCTGCGCCGCAACTACATGCTGAGCGCCCTTTCCGAAACCGATGTGGCAGGCGACCCGATCCGCCAGTTCCAGAACTGGTTCGACGAGGCCATGCAGGCCAAGCTGCCCGAACCCAATGCGATGACGCTGGCCACGGTCGGCGCCGACGGCCAGCCGTCGGCGCGCATCGTGCTGCTCAAGGGCATGGACGCCAACGGCTTCACGTTCTTCACCAACTACGAAAGCCGCAAGGGCCTGGATCTCGAAGCCAACCCGCGCGCCGCGCTGCTGTTCCACTGGGTGCAGCTCGAACGCCAGGTGCGCGTGGAAGGCATCGTCGAAAAGGTCAACGATGCCGAGAGCGATGCCTACTACGCGTCGCGCCCGCTGGGATCGCGCCTGGGCGCCTGGGCGTCCGAGCAGAGCCGCGAGGTGGCCGGCCGCGACGTGCTGGAAGCCCGCGAAGCCGACTTCCGCAGCAAGTTCGGCGACAACCCGCCGCGCCCGCCGCACTGGGGCGGCTATCGCCTGCGCCCCACGTGGATCGAGTTCTGGCAGGGCCGCCCTTCGCGCCTGCACGACCGCATCGCGTTCCGGCAACAGGCCGATGGCAGCTGGCAGATCGTCCGGCTGTCGCCCTGAGCCCGCGGCGCGCCAGACGCGCCTGGGAGGCCGCTGCATCGTCAATGTCTGCTTGTGCGGACAGCTACTGACTGCGGCGCCCCACACTGCACAATTCCGTGTTTTGGCGTAAAGTTGTTGGGTGTCGCACCGGCCATGCATCGGTGCGCCCCAGGGCCAGAGCTGCGTTCCACCACGCAGTCCGCGCAGCCGACCATGGGGCATTTCATTCGAGAGGGATCATCCACCAATCGGGAGAAAGCCGCATGTTCTTCAAGCAAGCAATCGACAAGCAGCTTGATAGCTGGATTTCAGACGTGCGCGAGCACGCCAACCTGCCTGTCAGGCTACGCCTGTGGAATGGCAGCGAATACCAGCTGGGCAACTTCGACAAACCCGAAGTCGTGCTGACCGTACGCGAGGCCTCGGCCCTGCCGCTGCTGCTCACGCCAAGCCTGGACAACCTGGGCGAGGCCTACGTCCAGGAAAAGATCGACCTCGATGGCCGTCTGGCCGACATCATCAAGATGGGCTACGGCTTGTCGGCCGCCGCCGCGCGCAGTGCCGGCGGGGCGCTGGCCAAGGTGGCGCAGCACTTCACGCACAGCCGCGCCGAGGACAAGGCGTCGATCCAGTATCACTACGATGTCTCCAACGCGTTCTACGCGCTCTGGCTCGATCCGCGCATGGTGTACTCGTGCGCGTACTTCGAGGACGGCGTGGAAGACCTGGCCACGGCGCAGCTCAAGAAGATCGACCACATCCTGACCAAGATCCGCGTGCAGCCGGGCCAGACCCTGCTGGACATCGGCTGCGGCTGGGGGCGCTGGTGATCCGCGCCGCGCAGAAGTACGGCGCGCAGTGCGTGGGCATCACGCTGAGCCAGAACCAGTTCGACCTGGCCACCGAGCGCGTGAAGGCGGCCGGGCTGCAGGACCGCATCGAGATCCGGCTGCAGGACTACCGCGACATCCAGGGCCAGTTCGACCGCATCACCAGCGTGGGCATGTTCGAGCATGTGGGCAAGGACAACCTGGTCGGCTATTTCGGCCGCATCCACGACCTGCTCAAGGACGATGGCGTGGCCATGAACCACGGCATCACGGCCACCGACCCCGACAGCGGCGCCGTGCCGATGGACGGCTCGGGTTTCATGGACCGCTACGTGTTTCCGCAAGGCGAGCTGCCGCACATCAGCATGGTGCTGAACACCATGGCCAAGGGCGGGCTGGAAGCCTTCGACGTGGAGCTGCTGCGCCGGCACTATGCCCAGACGCTGCGGCACTGGGCCGACAATTTCGAGAAGAATGCCGATGCGATCCGCGCCATGGTGGGCGAGAAGAAGTACCGCATCTGGCGCGTCTACCTGGCGGGCTGCGAGCACGCGTTCACCAACAGCATCATGTCGCTGCACCAGGTGGTGTGCCAGAAGGCCAATCGCGCCGCCGACACCTTCCCCGTCTCGCGGCGCTATATTTACGCCTCTCCGATCGGAAATGCCGTCTGACGCTTGACTGACAACCTCGACCTGTTCGGCGATGCCCCGGCATCGCCGGACGCCCCGCCCCGGCCCGCCTCGGCCGGTAATCCCGAAAAGAATCAGCCCGTTGGCAAGGTAGTCCAGCCCTGGACGCCCGACGCCGCGCTGACCGCGCTCGCCGGCCGGCTGCCGCCCAACCTGTATTTCGGCACCTCGTCGTGGTCTTATCCGGGCTGGCACGGCATGGTCTACGACGGCCAGTACACGGAAAGCCTGCTGTCCCGCAAGGGCCTGCGCGCCTGCGGCGAACATCCGCTGCTGCGCGCGGCGGGCATCGACCGCGGCTTTTACGGTCCGATTCCGCTGGCCGACTACCTGAATTACGCGTCACAGGTGCCAGAAGGCTTCCGCTTCCTGGTCAAGGCGCCGGCCAGCGTCTGCGATGCCTGGCTGCGCGGCCCCGATGGCGCCGGACGCCTGGCCAACGCCGCATTTCTGGACGCCGACATCGCGATCCGCGATTTCATCGTGCCGGCCACGGGCGGCCTGGGCCAGCGTTGCGGGCCGCTGCTGTTCCAGTTGTCGCCGCTGCAAAGCGTGGCCGACGACGGCCCGGCCTTCTTCGCCCGGCTCTACGCCTTCCTGGCCGCGCTGCCGCCGCTCGATCCGACCCTGACCCCGCACGCCTGCTATGCCGTGGAGATGCGCGACCCGGCGCTGCTGACGCCGCGCTATATCCGGCTGCTGCGCGAGCGCGGCGTGCGCTTCTGCCTGGCCGCGCGCGACCGCCTGCCGCCGGTAGCGCGCCAGGCCCAGGCGCAGGCGCTGATGGACGATGGCGCGCCCGGCCCGCTGGTGCTGCGCTGGATGCTGCGCGAGGGCCGCTCCTATGCGATGGCCGAGAAAGCCTATATGCCGTTCGACAAGCTGGTGGACCCGGACGACGCCACGCGCGACGCCATCGCCGACGTGGTGGCGGCCACGTTGCGCCGGGGCCAGCCGGCCTACGTCATCGTCAGCAACAACGCAGAAGGCTGCGCGCCGCTGAGCATCGCCCGGGTGGCCAAGGCGATTGCCGACCGGCTCGAAAACGTCGCCTCGGCGGCCTAGCGCCGCATGCGGTGCGAGAAGTCGCGCCGGAACTGCGCCAGCTTGGGCGTGATCACGAACGCGCAGTAGCCCTGTGCCGGATGTTCCTGGTAGTAGTTCTGATGGCTCGTCTCGGCGCGCCAGTACGGCTGCTCCGGTTCGAGCTGCGTGACGATCGGCGCGTCGTACACCTTGTTGGCCGCCAGCTCGCCAATCACGTATTCGGCCACGGCGCGCTGGGCCTCGGAATGCGTGAAGATGATCGAGCGGTACTGCTCGCCGACATCGCTGCCCTGACGATTGAGTTGTGTCGGATCGTGGATCGTGAAGAAGATTTCCAGGATCTCGCGGAACGTGATCCTGGCCGGGTCGAAGGTCACGCGCACCACTTCGGCGTGGCCCGTGTCGCCCTCGCACACCTGGCGATAGGTAGGATTATGGATATGGCCGCCTGTGTAGCCCGACTCCACGGCCCGCACGCCGTCCACCTGCTGGAACACCGCTTCCAGGCACCAGAAACACCCGCCACCAAGCGTGGCAATCTCAAGTTCGTGGTCCATGTGCTCGCTCCCTTTCGCGTTCAGGGGTATGCGACGCCGCGCCGGCTCCAGCGGGCATCGGTTCCAGCATAAGCAATGGCGGGGCGGACTGCCGTCAAACATGAAAAAGTCCGGTCAAGGTGGCGTTAGGGACAAGACCATGTCGCCAAGGGGCCACTCGGGGTGCCATGTCCGGAGTCCGCTACAATCGCACCAGTGCTGGCGCTTTCCCTTGTGCCTGGATGTGCACCTGCTTGCGCTTCCGGCGGCCCGCACCGTGTGTGGGCCAGGCCACCGAATTTGCCGCCCCCCAGGATTAGGTTTGGCGTGTTGAATGCGCGCCAGCCGTCCCGATATGAAGATCATGGATTTGTGTGGAGCCCGAGACATGGGCATGCCCGAGGCCAATGCCCCCGCGCCAGCGGGCCGCAAGGCCGCCGCCCCCGATTTTGACAGCAGCCATTTCAAGCGTGCGCTGTCGCAGTTCGCCACAGGTGTGACGGTAATCACCACCCGCGCCGGGGGCCACCCGCACGCCAACGGCGCGCCGTTCTTCGGCATTACAGCCAGCTCGTTCAATTCAGTCTCGCTCGACCCGCCCCTGGTGCTGTGGAGCATGGCTACGCGCGCCAACAGCCTGCCGATGTTCCGCGACGGGTCGCACTACATCATCAACGTGCTCGCTGCGTCACAGCTGGATCTCTGCCAGCGCTTTGCCACGCTCAAGGGTGACCGCTTCGCAGGCGTGGACTACCGGCTGTCGGCAACCGGCCTGCCGATCCTGGGCAATGCCCTGGCCTGGTTCGAATGCCACAACCGCAGCCGCTACGACGAAGGCGACCACGTGATCTTCGTCGGCGAAGTGGAACGCTGCGGCATCCTTGACGCGGGCGGCGAACCGCTGGTGTTCCAGGGCGCGCAGTTCTCGACGCTGTGCCCGCTGGACCAGATCGACTAAAGGCAAAGTCCAGGTCACGGGTTCGCTTCCTTGACATCCTTCAGGATCGCCAGCGGCGATCCGTCCGTCTTGATCCGCTGCAGCACGATGTTGGAGCGGATATCCATCACCCCGGGCGTGCGATATAGCCGATTGACGATGAAATCGGAGTAGTGCTTCAGGTTGCGCGCCTGCACCCGCAGGATGTAGTTGCTGTCGCCCGTGATCACATACGCGGTCAGCACCTCGGGCCAGGTTTGCACCACGGCGTTGAACGTGTCGTGCCAGCCCTCCACGTCGTGCCGCATCGACACCTGCACGATGGCCTCGATCTCCAGCCCCAGCTGCTCGGCGTCGAACCACGCCTTGTAGCCGCCAATCACCCCGTTTTCTTCCAGCAGTCGCACCCGCCGCAGGCAGGCGGAGGGCGATAACGCCACGCGGTCGGCCAGGTCCTGGTTGCTGATGCGGCCGTTCTCCTGCAGGGCGCTCAGGATGCGCAAATCGATCGGATCAAGGGTCATTTCGCAGAATCCACGGTTCTTTGTTCAATTTTCAGAATTTTATGCGAAACATGGCTGCAACGACGGCCCATTTCGCAAGCCTCTTCTGGGCAGTTTTGACTATGATCCCCACACGCACCGCGTCCTCAGAAACGCGCTCCGGAGACCCTAGCCAACATGCCAAACGCCCCCGCCGATCCCACCTTCCCGCGCCGGATCTGGGACATCACCCCGCCGGTGTCGAACGCCACGCCCGTCTGGCCCGGCGACACGCCGTTCCGGCATGAACCGGCCTGGCAACTGGACGAACACTGCCCGGTCAACGTCGGCCGCATCACGATGTCGCCGCATACCGGCGCTCACGCCGACGCGCCGCTGCACTATGCGGCCGATGGCGCGCCGATTGGCGACGTGCCGCTCGATGCCTACCTGGGCCCCTGCCGCGTGATCCACTGCATCGGCGCCGCGCCGCGCGTGGAGCCGCATCACGTCGAACCGGCGCTGGCGGGCGTGCCGCAGCGCGTGCTGCTGCGGACCTATCGGCAAGTGCCGCTGGGCGTTTGGGATTCGTCGTTCTGCGCCGTGGCGCCGGAAACGATCGCGCTGCTGGCGCGCCATGGCGTGAAGCTGATCGGCATCGACACCCCGTCGCTGGACCCCGAGACCTCGAAG contains:
- a CDS encoding flavin reductase family protein, whose amino-acid sequence is MGMPEANAPAPAGRKAAAPDFDSSHFKRALSQFATGVTVITTRAGGHPHANGAPFFGITASSFNSVSLDPPLVLWSMATRANSLPMFRDGSHYIINVLAASQLDLCQRFATLKGDRFAGVDYRLSATGLPILGNALAWFECHNRSRYDEGDHVIFVGEVERCGILDAGGEPLVFQGAQFSTLCPLDQID
- a CDS encoding ATP-binding protein; translated protein: MPRLIFFCGHAGTGKTTLAHRLIGPLMQATGEPFCLLDKDTLYGRYSAAAMRAITGDPNDRDSPAYLDNLRDPEYEGLLDTARENLMLGISVIVIGPLSREIRAHLLTDPQWLHVPDGTRSQIVWVHLPEDEAHARIIQRANPNDAYKLTHWDAYRARRFSPDPAQYPELIFFDNQAPDDAAVDRLLRTLAA
- the kynB gene encoding arylformamidase, with the translated sequence MPNAPADPTFPRRIWDITPPVSNATPVWPGDTPFRHEPAWQLDEHCPVNVGRITMSPHTGAHADAPLHYAADGAPIGDVPLDAYLGPCRVIHCIGAAPRVEPHHVEPALAGVPQRVLLRTYRQVPLGVWDSSFCAVAPETIALLARHGVKLIGIDTPSLDPETSKTMDAHHAVRDHKLAILEGIVLDDVPAGDYELIALPLRLATLDASPVRAVLREL
- the msrA gene encoding peptide-methionine (S)-S-oxide reductase MsrA, with the protein product MDHELEIATLGGGCFWCLEAVFQQVDGVRAVESGYTGGHIHNPTYRQVCEGDTGHAEVVRVTFDPARITFREILEIFFTIHDPTQLNRQGSDVGEQYRSIIFTHSEAQRAVAEYVIGELAANKVYDAPIVTQLEPEQPYWRAETSHQNYYQEHPAQGYCAFVITPKLAQFRRDFSHRMRR
- a CDS encoding MFS transporter; amino-acid sequence: MTLPHAAVPPISWLIALTVCNHVAFNASRVVVSLFAISLKASTVTLGILMSLYALLPMFLAIRAGKRIDEIGPRLPMTAGSLMVVAGTLLPAVWHDIASLYAACALIGVGFMLVQVAMQLLIGQVSTNETRLRNYTWHALGLSISGTLGPVAMGYTIEHAGFRTAFCILVGVALLGQAGLQYVRPRLPATGGNAGRIAIEDGSRHSTLDLLQHPELRAVFVASAVLSAAWDLHAFLIPIQGTRIGLSPSMIGWVLGAFSIATLAIRIAMPMVSRHFSEWKIIRLALLVGALAYVFYPFVSQFWLMCGLAFVLGLALGSAQPNVMNILHTASPSGRAGEALGLRSAVLNTSQVVWPLTFGVVGTALGMLPIFLSMAGAMGMANYYSRRQGRKIATPELPDQRPANS
- the tcdA gene encoding tRNA cyclic N6-threonylcarbamoyladenosine(37) synthase TcdA, whose protein sequence is MAEQDLPAPLSHESAADDDYHRRFGGVARLYGAPGLARLEAANVCVIGIGGVGSWAAEALARNAVGRITLIDLDHIAASNTNRQIHALGDAYGRAKVEAMAERIVAINPRCRVTQIDDFVTEDNVAELLSGFDYVIDAIDAVKVKTAILGWARREGVRVITCGGAGGQLDPTRVRIEDLARTIQDPLLAKVRGNLRRQWGFPRDPKKKFAIEAVYSDEPLRYPEPEQQACEIDEVPPAPVRGPQGLACAGFGSSVAVTAVFGFVAASAVIGALVADQG
- a CDS encoding Lrp/AsnC family transcriptional regulator, with protein sequence MTLDPIDLRILSALQENGRISNQDLADRVALSPSACLRRVRLLEENGVIGGYKAWFDAEQLGLEIEAIVQVSMRHDVEGWHDTFNAVVQTWPEVLTAYVITGDSNYILRVQARNLKHYSDFIVNRLYRTPGVMDIRSNIVLQRIKTDGSPLAILKDVKEANP
- the pdxH gene encoding pyridoxamine 5'-phosphate oxidase, producing MTQLADLRRNYMLSALSETDVAGDPIRQFQNWFDEAMQAKLPEPNAMTLATVGADGQPSARIVLLKGMDANGFTFFTNYESRKGLDLEANPRAALLFHWVQLERQVRVEGIVEKVNDAESDAYYASRPLGSRLGAWASEQSREVAGRDVLEAREADFRSKFGDNPPRPPHWGGYRLRPTWIEFWQGRPSRLHDRIAFRQQADGSWQIVRLSP
- a CDS encoding AsmA family protein, with product MPASRRQKIVFWSVFTPLALIAILVVIILTFDWNRLKPWLNDKVSESIGRPFAINGDLSVTWKRSQGETGWRTLVPWPRLSAKDISVGNPDWAEAPNMGTVRELIFVLRPLPLLAHEINVPTIVVDSPAVWLERLADKRNNWTFDMRKQTDSGKSKWHLDVGEVVLQRGNLALKDAAEKIELQATLDTLGDKGIYDKARDGDLMPSDASAVAASQGAAASAPEAKAKDNKASNNERYGLRWKAVGHYNEATINANGKAGTVLSLRDVNTPYPVQADVRVGATRATIEGTVTNPAHLGALDVNLALSGDSLASLYKLTGIVLPSTPPYQTHGRLVATLNKGASSYTYRDFTGKIGGSDIGGTLTFAQRSPRPLLSGELVSKQLLFDDLAPLIGGGAKPGQAAKDSPVKQPPDKKLPVAPFRTERWDEIDADVKFTGQRIVRSEDLPITDLTTHLKLTDGVLRLDPLNFGVAGGKLVSNIELDGKREPMGAKIDMTARHLKIKQLFPKVESTRASVGEVNGSAKLSATGNSVAALLGSSNGEAKLLVENGTVSKFILEAIGLNVGSVVISKLFGDKPVQINCGVSAFGFQNGVARAQTFVLDTQDAVINTEGAVDFKDERLALTIHPDSKGLRIISLRSPLYVGGTFKNPSVSPNIAILALRAGGALALALTAPVAMVVPLLDISGGGDESQCGRLLAELKKRPTAPPPGKTYQGPDAPKGQQQAGPAVPESPTKSDAARGEPAPAPTKPRMPGATVQQPMRPEHDKQLYQGG
- a CDS encoding DUF72 domain-containing protein, yielding MTDNLDLFGDAPASPDAPPRPASAGNPEKNQPVGKVVQPWTPDAALTALAGRLPPNLYFGTSSWSYPGWHGMVYDGQYTESLLSRKGLRACGEHPLLRAAGIDRGFYGPIPLADYLNYASQVPEGFRFLVKAPASVCDAWLRGPDGAGRLANAAFLDADIAIRDFIVPATGGLGQRCGPLLFQLSPLQSVADDGPAFFARLYAFLAALPPLDPTLTPHACYAVEMRDPALLTPRYIRLLRERGVRFCLAARDRLPPVARQAQAQALMDDGAPGPLVLRWMLREGRSYAMAEKAYMPFDKLVDPDDATRDAIADVVAATLRRGQPAYVIVSNNAEGCAPLSIARVAKAIADRLENVASAA